One Deinococcus sp. LM3 genomic region harbors:
- a CDS encoding carbohydrate kinase, giving the protein MQLPFIVSAGEALTDLVTAGGNAWHAHPGGAAWNVARACASLGVPSAFAGAVGQDNFGDDLIRASVEAGLDLRFMQRVPAPTLLAVVYSANPPAYRFLGENSADLHFDPTRLPAGWLREARWLHVGGISLARWPLADTLLGLIETARAAGVKISFDPNARITHRHPDYPKVFEAVARRADLMKFSDEDLAFFFPGVSEADVLRRLRGLNAQAPIIVTRGAQGATLYHAAGQANLPAAPVQVVDTVGAGDALCAGLLVSAAERPEALWSEHLRVGLAAAAAACAHAGAYAPTRADLNL; this is encoded by the coding sequence ATGCAACTACCGTTCATCGTGAGTGCCGGGGAAGCCCTGACTGACCTCGTGACCGCCGGGGGGAACGCCTGGCACGCCCATCCGGGCGGCGCGGCCTGGAACGTCGCGCGGGCCTGCGCGTCGCTGGGGGTGCCCAGCGCCTTTGCCGGAGCGGTCGGGCAGGACAACTTCGGGGACGACCTGATCCGCGCGTCCGTGGAGGCCGGGCTGGACCTGCGGTTCATGCAGCGCGTGCCCGCCCCGACGCTGCTGGCGGTGGTGTACAGCGCCAACCCGCCCGCGTACCGCTTCCTGGGTGAGAACAGCGCCGACCTGCACTTCGACCCGACGCGCCTGCCCGCCGGGTGGCTGCGCGAGGCCCGCTGGCTGCACGTGGGCGGCATCAGCCTGGCGCGCTGGCCGCTGGCGGACACGCTGCTGGGCCTGATCGAGACGGCCCGCGCGGCCGGCGTGAAGATCAGCTTCGACCCGAACGCCCGCATCACGCACCGCCACCCGGACTACCCGAAGGTATTCGAGGCGGTCGCCCGCCGCGCGGACCTGATGAAATTCAGTGACGAGGACCTCGCGTTCTTCTTCCCCGGCGTCAGCGAGGCGGACGTGCTGCGCCGCCTGCGCGGCCTGAACGCCCAGGCGCCCATCATCGTCACGCGCGGCGCGCAGGGAGCGACCCTGTACCACGCGGCCGGACAGGCGAACCTGCCCGCCGCGCCTGTGCAGGTCGTGGATACCGTGGGCGCCGGGGACGCCCTGTGCGCGGGCCTGCTGGTCAGCGCCGCCGAACGCCCCGAAGCCCTGTGGAGCGAGCACCTGCGCGTCGGACTGGCCGCCGCCGCCGCCGCCTGCGCCCACGCCGGCGCGTACGCCCCCACACGGGCCGACCTGAACCTGTAA